From Primulina huaijiensis isolate GDHJ02 unplaced genomic scaffold, ASM1229523v2 scaffold23545_ERROPOS1600000+, whole genome shotgun sequence, the proteins below share one genomic window:
- the LOC140967062 gene encoding uncharacterized protein, which yields MANIIFLLLSVFSVTASADVRNKVTDNPADELVSVINDNRTASKSSSLYSNPGLACIALQYIKAYNGDCSSVGGPNAKKPSDSEFAETFAPNCGVEASTLAPITGRLLACQSEYVDPLQAFSGILMKTSKSIGMLQSKNHSEVGAAVSSSDGSSPYFWCVLFSNGNSNQSFVLEGGVAKISRPGCFSGANDVCSSGDALDRGEFPVLQVVVACIIALGYGFIF from the exons CGTTCGAA ATAAAGTTACAGATAATCCTGCTGATGAGCTGGTGTCTGTAATCAACGACAATAGAACAGCTAGCAAATCATCATCCTTATACAGCAACCCCGGCCTGGCCTGTATTGCCCTCCAATACATAAAAGCATACAATGGTGACTGTAGTTCTGTCGGTGGGCCAAATGCCAAGAAACCATCAGACTCCGAGTTTGCGGAAACGTTTGCTCCCAATTGTGGTGTCGAAGCCTCGACTCTCGCCCCAATTACTGGCCGTTTACTCGCATGCCAGTCAGAATATGTGGATCCTTTACAAGCATTTTCGGGAATTCTGATGAAAACCAGTAAGAGCATAGGAATGCTTCAAAGCAAGAATCACTCAGAAGTTGGTGCTGCCGTTAGCAGCTCGGATGGCAGTTCTCCTTACTTCTGGTGTGTGCTGTTTAGCAATGGAAACTCAAACCAGAGCTTTGTTTTGGAGGGAGGTGTGGCCAAGATTAGCAGGCCTGGATGCTTCAGTGGTGCTAATGATGTTTGTAGTAGTGGTGATGCTTTGGATAGAGGAGAATTTCCTGTTTTGCAGGTTGTGGTTGCATGTATAATCGCATTAGGTTATGGATTcatattttga
- the LOC140967042 gene encoding ylmG homolog protein 2, chloroplastic, which produces MNNSCSDDPKNPASNFLALPLSSPPFNFIQVAPFFRQKPKFQLLPDTSNAVRQVRRSIISNVDKCIQMLHHISSRNGFLDTIISLSSHLQCSFQIPRRNCRKLDMLSNQNFAAILPGDSVAGIVVANGILNFLSIYNTLLVVRLVLTWFPNAPPAVVSPLSTICDPYLNIFRGIIPPLGGTLDLSPILAFLVLNAFTSTASALPAELPPAEVSSADIIFQTMASQKKWTRRIAANKSTRSNGYF; this is translated from the exons ATGAACAATTCCTGCTCGGATGACCCTAAAAACCCAGCCTCAAACTTCCTCGCACTCCCGCTTTCATCACCACCTTTTAATTTCATCCAAGTCGCCCCATTTTTCAGACAGAAACCCAAATTCCAGTTGTTGCCGGATACTTCCAATGCTGTTCGGCAAGTCCGAAGATCCATCATTTCGAATGTCGACAAATGCATCCAGATGCTGCATCATATCAGTTCGCGAAATGGGTTTCTTGATACTATAATATCCCTTTCTTCTCATCTTCAATGTTCTTTTCAG ATTCCTCGTAGAAACTGCCGGAAGTTGGATATGCTGTCCAATCAAAATTTTGCAGCCATTTTACCAGGGGATTCAGTTGCAGGAATTGTGGTTGCTAatggaattttgaattttttgagcATATACAACACTTTGTTGGTCGTCCGGCTTGTTTTGACATGGTTCCCTAATGCCCCACCAGCAGTGGTCAGCCCTCTCAG CACCATCTGTGATCCATACTTGAACATATTCCGTGGAATCATTCCACCACTTGGAGGGACTCTGGATCTTTCACCTATATTAGCATTTCTTGTTTTGAATGCTTTCACAAGTACAGCTTCTGCTCTGCCTGCTGAACTTCCGCCCGCAGAAGTATCTTCAGCAGACATTATATTTCAGACAATGGCATCTCAGAAGAAATGGACGAGAAGAATTGCTGCTAACAAGTCGACAAGATCCAATGGTTACTTTTAA
- the LOC140967040 gene encoding uncharacterized protein: MKRVNENVKGFNESLGSKKGRFFCGIDNSDGVSVTGNNNGIVDAAETYRTEGLFEDEASGDFGRVIFGGLTLSNEWDFDVNFDLLFGNTEQQKSLGYDLNVPVFGSSVDVTETGVQEFTQERPLIKENRVEVIDIVSDDSDEEVEIVGFNYGDKENSEQKGVGMSYGNIENLNLGLEMYKMDCFVGESSLVAGCEGRYTREEKGKAHIDDSWLALDSDHPILLDLWPKSDFSMETIESREDFEVIAWQPAASLALPVVATEVIQEQVFRPRVTTNCVVLRETARRFARMNYNIENGGNGSSSQEMKAAPIKANELLGKMPGPFAEALKLVRQKTSKREAHDLIEWKPSEENRGNSITIPLVPSLLDLSLKGLAQNAEGILSLELVPDFLRRRLTDALCDTNRMSVHVLKLLVEGYPTEISVKNSSWLTETQFQHIFGNFQTKNLMILKLDLCGQCMLDVAFRDTFTRSSNSFSRLAIVSLRGACRLSDSGLKELLVAAPALRSINLGQCSLLTCDGINFIADYLGSNLRELYIDDCQKIDAMQILPSFKKFRCMEVLSVANVQTVTDQFISEVIKACGQSIKELDLANCLELTDSSLKIIGSSCVNLCSLNISNLHNLTDIGVEYLANGCRSIQKLKLCRNGFSDEAMAAFMQSSGGSLMELSLNNVTKVGLNTALSLADYSKKLSSLDISWCRRITNEALGLIVDNCSSLKLLKIFGCGQITSVFVNGHSNPLVRIIGLNMTPILENIEPEEVLLCHSPLSVCTLPEVDSSNDS, from the exons ATGAAAAGGGTGAATGAAAATGTTAAGGGGTTTAACGAGAGTTTGGGGTCCAAGAAAGGCAGATTCTTCTGTGGGATTGATAATAGTGATGGGGTGTCAGTTACTGGTAACAATAATGGAATAGTAGATGCTGCAGAAACATATAGAACTGAGGGACTTTTTGAAGATGAAGCTTCTGGAGACTTTGGTCGTGTGATTTTTGGTGGCCTGACGCTGTCCAATGAATGGGATTTCGATGTAAATTTTGATCTGCTTTTTGGGAATACAGAACAGCAGAAATCTCTGGGTTATGACCTTAATGTTCCCGTTTTTGGATCATCGGTTGATGTAACAGAAACAGGCGTTCAAGAATTTACTCAAGAAAGGCCCTTGATAAAAGAAAACAGAGTGGAAGTCATTGACATTGTATCGGATGATAGTGATGAGGAGGTGGAAATTGTAGGTTTTAACTATGGCGATAAAGAAAACAGTGAACAAAAAGGTGTCGGGATGTCTTATGGTAATATAGAAAATTTAAACCTTGGATTGGAAATGTATAAGATGGATTGCTTTGTTGGTGAAAGCAGTTTGGTGGCAGGTTGTGAGGGGAGATATACTAGGGAGGAAAAGGGAAAGGCACATATAGATGATTCATGGTTAGCACTTGACAGCGATCATCCCATTCTTTTGGATTTGTGGCCTAAAAGTGACTTTTCAATGGAAACTATTGAGTCCCGAGAGGATTTTGAAGTCATTGCATGGCAGCCAGCAGCATCCCTTGCCTTACCTGTAGTGGCCACCGAGGTAATACAAGAGCAAGTATTTAGACCCAGAGTAACAACGAATTGTGTGGTCCTGCGAGAAACTGCTAGACGATTTGCTCGCATGAACTACAATATTGAAAATGGTGGAAATGGATCTTCTAGTCAGGAAATGAAGGCAGCCCCCATAAAAGCTAATGAACTATTAGGAAAAATGCCTGGCCCTTTTGCTGAAGCTCTAAAGTTGGTTAGACAAAAAACTTCAAAGAGAGAAGCACATGATTTAATTGAGTGGAAACCATCAGAAGAAAATCGGGGCAATAGCATTACCATACCCCTTGTTCCTTCACTGCTGGATCTGTCCTTGAAAGGTCTTGCTCAAAATGCTGAGGGCATACTGTCACTTGAATTGGTTCCTGATTTTCTTCGTAGAAGATTGACCGACGCGTTGTGTGATACAAATAGAATGAGTGTTCATGTTCTGAAGCTCCTGGTAGAAGGATATCCAACCGAGATAAGCGTAAAGAATAGTTCTTGGCTAACAGAAACACAATTTCAGCACATATTTGGGAATTTCCAGACCAAAAATTTAATG ATTCTAAAACTTGACCTCTGTGGTCAATGCATGCTTGATGTAGCATTCAGGGATACATTTACTCGATCATCAAACAGTTTTTCTAGATTAGCTATTGTATCCCTTAGAGGTGCTTGTCGATTATCGGATAGTGGGCTTAAAGAACTTCTGGTTGCTGCACCTGCTCTAAGGTCTATTAATTTGGGTCAGTGCAGCCTTTTGACCTGCGATGGTATCAACTTCATAGCAGATTATCTGGGATCAAATTTAAGAGAGCTCTATATAGATGACTGCCAAAAAATAGATGCAATGCAGATTCTACCCTCTTTCAAAAAGTTCAGATGTATGGAAGTTTTATCTGTTGCCAATGTTCAGACTGTAACCGATCAATTCATCAGTGAAGTGATTAAAGCATGCGGTCAAAGTATTAAGGAACTCGATCTTGCAAATTGCTT GGAACTGACTGATTCCTCTCTCAAAATCATTGGAAGCAGCTGTGTCAATTTGTGCTCATTGAACATATCAAATCTGCATAACTTGACAGATATAGGAGTTGAATATCTTGCCAATGGATGTAGATCAATTCAAAAGCTCAAACTTTGCCGCAATGGATTCAG TGATGAAGCCATGGCGGCATTTATGCAAAGCTCTGGAGGGTCTTTGATGGAACTCTCGCTGAACAATGTGACTAAG GTTGGATTGAACACAGCCTTGTCACTTGCTGATTATTCAAAAAAGTTGTCGAGTTTAGACATATCATGGTGCCGCAGAATTACAAATGAGGCTCTAGGATTGATTGTCGATAATTGCTCCTCGTTGAAGCTGCTTAAGATATTCGGTTGTGGGCAG ATCACCAGTGTATTTGTCAACGGACACTCAAATCCACTTGTGCGGATAATCGGATTGAATATGACGCCAATACTGGAGAACATAGAGCCTGAGGAAGTGCTGCTATGCCATTCGCCTCTCTCAGTTTGCACACTTCCTGAAGTTGACTCGTCAAATGACAGTTAG